A single region of the Streptomyces sp. NBC_01803 genome encodes:
- a CDS encoding helix-turn-helix domain-containing protein — protein MSTPRPSTELGAFLRAHRELLKPGDVGLSATARRRTPGLRREEVASLSGVGLAWYTWLEQGRVTASRQVLEAVARALRLDPAGTRHAMRLAGYHEPAGPVGGDGRGRLTAAVQPVLDSWPASPAVLLDQYFDLLAWNTAWSALWGAPETIPAERRNLMWLMAADQRLRTVMHDWEPLAMNVFQHFRAQAGPALADARTSEVYRQLDEDAPELRHWWGCRSVAELTARTVTVEPRTGQRIQLALSSFHPVDDPSALVLLFTPDSAEDRARMAALAEPGPRAVPTPSSATPDRRAG, from the coding sequence ATGTCAACTCCCCGCCCCAGCACGGAACTCGGAGCGTTCCTGCGTGCCCACCGCGAGCTGCTGAAGCCCGGCGACGTCGGACTGAGCGCCACGGCACGCAGGCGTACCCCCGGGCTGCGCCGCGAGGAGGTGGCCTCGCTCTCCGGCGTGGGGCTGGCCTGGTACACGTGGCTGGAGCAGGGCCGGGTGACCGCCTCCCGGCAGGTGCTGGAGGCGGTCGCCCGAGCCCTGCGCCTGGACCCGGCGGGCACCCGGCACGCGATGCGGCTCGCCGGATACCACGAGCCCGCCGGACCGGTCGGCGGGGACGGCCGCGGGCGGCTGACAGCCGCCGTCCAGCCGGTGCTCGACTCGTGGCCGGCGAGCCCGGCGGTGCTCCTGGACCAGTATTTCGATCTGCTGGCCTGGAACACGGCCTGGAGCGCCCTGTGGGGGGCGCCCGAGACGATCCCGGCCGAGCGCCGCAACCTGATGTGGCTGATGGCAGCCGACCAGCGGCTGCGCACCGTCATGCACGACTGGGAGCCGCTGGCGATGAACGTCTTCCAGCACTTCCGCGCTCAGGCCGGGCCCGCCCTCGCCGACGCGAGGACCAGCGAGGTCTACCGTCAGCTGGACGAGGACGCTCCGGAGTTGCGTCACTGGTGGGGCTGCCGCTCGGTCGCCGAGCTGACCGCCCGCACGGTGACGGTCGAGCCGAGGACCGGGCAGCGCATCCAGCTCGCGCTGTCCTCGTTCCACCCGGTCGACGACCCCTCGGCGCTCGTCCTGCTCTTCACCCCCGACTCGGCCGAGGACCGGGCGCGGATGGCGGCCCTGGCCGAGCCGGGGCCGCGCGCCGTCCCGACGCCGTCCTCCGCTACTCCTGACCGGCGGGCCGGCTGA